From the Chryseobacterium sp. G0201 genome, the window TTGCCAAAGCTTTTCTGATTACCGGTTCCGTACCAGCATCTCCTACATTGATCACTGTTACAGTAGCTCCTTGAGACTCCTGAAGTTTAACCGCTTTTGTCAACGCAAATTCGTCTAATGGGTTGATAACCCACTGAATACCGTTTTTGTCGAACGCAGATTTATCTGCTGTGAAGTTAATTTTGGAAGTAGTATCCGGAACACTACTAATACAAACTAATATTTTCATGTGTACTATTTTATTGTTTCCCTTTTTACACCATAAAAACAGGTGCTTTATGCAGAGATTTTGTTTTAATTAATTTTTGCTAATATAAATAAAAAATATATTATGCATGCATAATACTTATTAATTTATTATTCAAAGCATTAGATGTGTTTACTTGGCTGGTTTTGTTGCTCTAAACTCTATCTTGCTTGGTAAAACGCGTGGATTCATTTTTAAAATATCCAAAATAAGATTCCCCATATCATCGGGCTGGATCTTCCATTCGTCTTTTTCTGAAGGTATATTTCCGTTGAAGTTTGTTGCTACCGAGCCCGGCATTATTACGGTTGATTTAATGTTATATTTTCTCAGATCGATCATTGCAGCCTGAGTAAAGCCAACAACCCCGAATTTTGATGCATTGTAGCCAGTTCCGTTTTCGAAGAAATTAGTTCCTGCCAAGCTTGAGATGGTAATATAATATCCTTCGGACTTCTTTAGTTCATCAACAGAGGCTTTTAAAGTATAAAAAACTCCTGTAAGATTGGTTTCTATCATATCGTTCCATTCTTCAGCAGATAATTCGTC encodes:
- a CDS encoding SDR family oxidoreductase produces the protein MLENKVAYITGGTKGIGFGIAKILLENGILVAFSGRKKEDVEKAEQELKQYSENVLGVVSDVKLLVNEEEAVKQTVEKFGRLDFVIANAGLGIFKPVDELSAEEWNDMIETNLTGVFYTLKASVDELKKSEGYYITISSLAGTNFFENGTGYNASKFGVVGFTQAAMIDLRKYNIKSTVIMPGSVATNFNGNIPSEKDEWKIQPDDMGNLILDILKMNPRVLPSKIEFRATKPAK